In the Helianthus annuus cultivar XRQ/B chromosome 11, HanXRQr2.0-SUNRISE, whole genome shotgun sequence genome, one interval contains:
- the LOC110889025 gene encoding uncharacterized protein LOC110889025 → MKTMASTKSPSLTIQEEAVAAYSYPYTVNVANFVSVRLSGQDKYMLWRTQMLCLIEGHEMLGFINGIPPEAETEKYQWWRRSDALIRGWILGSLSEDVLNTTIGLKTAKDIWLHLENSYGTLPPQSGLINLELKDETRSTSHSRSLPVPLRSVSQQIDLKGDSLTPAVESSFNGRARKSLGLERTVFPEDNLEEILPALVPLDLPQNTHSLHEPRSYLPLYKAALRGDWEVAQDFINDDEEACTANINKHGFTALHIAVGTGKQGISFVEKLVAKLPPNSLLNMLTSFRDYTPLHIAAVVGNTEAVKILVNKNQELLYAKDVDELLPIHRALINSHKDTFLYLLDVTKGNRYPFTYTGNMGVTLLSNVIFAGYFDIALDLITRYPELATTIPPDNVDAPLMAIARKADAFKSGCSLAFFDSLIYKYVPLKLESPISNKKLGKMNLFTSVLHEINRVVWKVLGRFVRHITHVQKLKLEHHQALALVKYLCQEISALNLQSNSVYYSGTIIEAASNGAYEVVQEIVDTFPQAIWYADKNGHYMIQLAILHRCEMVYNLTYQMSDHKHFHKTLKDDNNNNLLHLAGKLAPQQKLNLVSGAALQMQRELQWFKEIETFVHPKYKTEKNIFDHTPEMLFTKEHIKLVRDGEEWMKKTADSYTITAGLITTIVFAAAIIVPGGNNGDTGHPIYARELSFLIFAIADAISLFTSTTSLLLFLSILTARYAEQDFLYTLPSRLIMGLATLFLSTTSMMIAFGASLYLLFGQGKDWILIPIAALSCLPVTCFVTLQFPLLVELISCTYGRGLFGKQSDRPFY, encoded by the exons ATGAAAACTATGGCTTCCACAAAATCACCATCCCTAACTATTCAAGAAGAAGCTGTGGCAGCTTACTCATATCCATACACCGTAAATGTTGCAAATTTTGTCTCTGTGAGGCTCTCGGGTCAAGATAAGTACATGTTGTGGCGAACACAAATGCTTTGCCTCATCGAGGGTCATGAAATGCTCGGTTTCATCAATGGCATACCACCCGAGGCTGAAACCGAAAAATATCAGTGGTGGCGGAGGTCCGACGCCCTAATCCGAGGGTGGATATTAGGGTCTTTGAGTGAAGATGTGCTCAACACCACCATTGGGCTTAAAACTGCCAAAGATATATGGTTACATTTAGAAAATTCTTATGGGACTTTGCCACCTCAATCTGGATTAATTAATCTAGAGTTGAAAGATGAAACTAGATCCACTTCGCATTCGAGGTCTCTGCCTGTTCCACTTCGTAGCGTGTCACAACAAATCGATCTGAAAGGGGATTCGTTGACACCAGCCGTCGAAAGCAGTTTCAACGGTAGAGCTAGGAAATCATTGGGGTTAGAAAGGACGGTTTTCCCGGAGGACAACCTGGAAGAGATTTTGCCAGCACTTGTTCCTTTGGATTTACCTCAGAATACTCATTCCTTACATG AACCAAGGAGCTATCTCCCATTATATAAAGCCGCCCTTAGAGGTGATTGGGAGGTTGCACAAGATTTTATTAATGACGACGAAGAAGCATGCACCGCCAACATCAACAAACACGGCTTTACAGCTCTTCATATTGCAGTTGGGACAGGAAAACAAGGAATTAGTTTTGTTGAGAAATTGGTGGCAAAGTTACCACCGAATTCTCTCCTAAACATGTTAACCTCTTTTAGAGATTACACACCACTTCATATTGCAGCAGTTGTTGGCAACACAGAAGCGGTTAAAATCTTGGTGAATAAAAATCAAGAGTTGTTATATGCTAAAGATGTGGACGAATTACTGCCCATTCATCGAGCTCTTATTAATTCTCATAAAGATACATTTTTATATTTATTGGATGTCACGAAAGGCAATCGATATCCTTTTACATACACTGGAAACATGGGTGTCACACTTTTGTctaatgttatttttgcaggataTTTTG ATATTGCACTTGATTTAATCACTCGATATCCTGAATTAGCTACAACGATACCACCTGATAATGTTGATGCTCCTTTAATGGCTATAGCAAGAAAAGCAGATGCCTTCAAGAGTGGTTGCTCCCTCGCTTTCTTCGATAGTTTGATATATAAAT ATGTTCCCTTGAAGTTGGAGAGCCCCATCTCAAACAAAAAACTAGGGAAGATGAACTTATTCACTTCAG TTCTTCACGAGATCAATCGTGTGGTTTGGAAGGTTTTGGGTAGATTCG TGCGACATATTACACACGTTCAGAAGCTAAAGCTGGAACATCATCAAGCCCTTGCACTTGTGAAATATTTATGCCAAGAAATCAGTGCATTAAATCTTCAATCAAATAGTGTCTATTATTCCGGCACAATTATTGAGGCAGCAAGTAATGGTGCTTATGAGGTGGTTCAAGAAATTGTTGACACGTTTCCTCAAGCAATTTGGTACGCTGATAAAAATGGTCATTACATGATCCAGTTGGCGATTCTTCATCGTTGTGAAATGGTTTATAATTTGACATATCAAATGAGCGATCACAAGCATTTTCACAAGACTCTTAAGGATGATAACAATAATAATCTCTTGCACTTGGCGGGAAAATTGGCACCTCAACAGAAACTCAATCTTGTTTCTGGTGCGGCATTACAAATGCAACGGGAATTGCAGTGGTTTAAG GAAATAGAGACGTTCGTGCATCCAAAGTACAAAACCGAAAAGAACATATTCGACCACACACCTGAGATGTTATTCACCAAAGAACACATAAAACTAGTGAGGGACGGAGAAGAATGGATGAAAAAAACAGCTGATTCATACACGATAACAGCAGGCCTCATAACAACTATAGTTTTTGCAGCAGCCATTATAGTGCCAGGTGGCAACAATGGCGATACAGGCCACCCTATTTATGCAAGAGAATTATCTTTTCTTATCTTTGCAATCGCAGATGCAATCTCCTTATTTACATCCACCAcctcattattattatttttgtcaATCCTAACAGCCCGTTATGCAGAACAAGATTTTCTCTACACGTTACCTTCAAGATTGATTATGGGTCTGGCGACTTTGTTCTTGTCTACAACCTCAATGATGATTGCTTTTGGTGCATCATTGTATCTTTTATTTGGGCAGGGGAAAGATTGGATTTTGATTCCGATAGCTGCATTATCTTGTTTACCGGTTACTTGTTTTGTGACATTACAATTTCCACTTCTTGTAGAGTTAATATCGTGTACGTATGGTCGAGGACTTTTTGGTAAGCAAAGCGATCGGCCGTTTTATTGA